The genomic stretch TTATCAAcaattatatttatatttattgAGTGTTCTGGGACAGTTAATAAACTTATTAATGGAAATTTTGTTAAAATTTATTATCTCTTCCTTCATCTTTTTCATCTTATGAAAAACACGCAACACCATTGATGTGGAGGCGGTAAGGTCAACGAAAATCAccaatttattatgaattttgTTAGTTATGGACTTATGGTAAGAAAAAACAAATTATGTGAACAGAAACTTATTATTCATGTACGGAAATGGTACTTCACCTAATAACAAACTTGGCGAGTCCTTACAAGGAATATTCTTAGATCTCTCAATTTTTCTTCCTACTTTCTTACTTCACTTATGGCATACATAATCTTTTTCTCTTGGGCCTTAACTTCCTCCATGGGACTTTCCTCGAAAACACTTCAGTAGAAAACTTATTCAATATATGTACGTGCTAAAAATCATAAACAATGTATACAATTTTTTAGGATCACTATTTATCAACAAATAAATCTCTGTCTATAACGCAGTCCACTCTTTACTGAAAGACACGCTAATATCACATTTTATTTGAGAAAATCTAAATAAATTCAACGAAATCTTGATATTGGGGACAACATAAATAACATTAACAATACATAACATCGTTCATACAATAAAACCTATTAGTAATGTCTTCCAAATTTGCAATTACACAAAACTATAATGCTATGGGATTCGATAAAGCCCTTCTCTCATTTCATTTCACATTTCAAAATGATACATAATTTAGTAAATAGCCATCAAGGTTGATTCTCCAAGCACATGCCCCTCTATAGCATCCAAAGTTTTCTCCTTAGTCACCTACAATTAATTCATcagatttcaaaaataataaacTATATAAACAAAAATAAATTTAACAAATATGCATATATATACCTTGTTACCAAGATGAAGCTCATCATCCAAAGCATAGAGTTTAAACTGCAACCTATGACCATGATTTGGCAACCTAGGACCACGCCAACCAGGTTGTTTCCAATCATTGTTCCCTTCTTTCATCTTAGAATACTCTCCACCCATCTCCTCCTCTTTGCCAGAGAATCCCTCCGGCAATCCTTTCACGGTCGGAGGGATATTCACCACGACCCAATGAGTCCATGGCACGAGAGGCTCGTTTGGCTCGGGTGCATCGATATCTTCAACCACGATAGCAAGAGTTTTTGTTCCCTCTGGTAGGTTGTACCATTCCAATGGTGGTGATATGTTTTTCTTTGCTCCTTGTCCTTCGTCTGTGTAGTGTCTTGGTAGTCTGGCTTCGTTTGTTATTGTTGGTGATACCAACTTGAATTCTTGACTTCCATCACTAGCCATTTTTTGTCTCTTGGAtttttttctttgtttctttCTTGGTTTTTGTGATGATTGTGTTGTGTGATTTTGCGTTATTATAGGAAGAAGATGAGAGAATGGTGATTTATGGAGTGTGACATGTGTAGAGACAATGATAAAATTAATGTGTGTGGAATGTCTCAGGGAGAGTAACAGGTGTTGCTATACGTGGAGGATTTGGAGTGTTCTAGATTTAGACGGAATTTAAGGATCTTGTGATAAGAAAACAAGTGGAAAAGAGAAACAATCTCGAACATACGTGTGAAAGATGAAATTACTTTTGTCTCTAGTGGTTATCTTTGTTTCTCTTTTTTACAAATATAAATTACATTATTAAGCAAAAGGGAAGCAATACAAATAGGTGAAATTTTAAAGACCATGTCTAGCATAAAATATGTTTGTCTTAGTAAAAGTATGAACAATCctatttttattgtttttaataAATGTAGAGAATTTaaacaaaattaatttaaaatttaaatttactttaaaacataaatgaatgagtgagaaaattgatgaaaatgaatcaattagaatctatttatttattattatatattaatatCTTCAAATTTATATTGTCGCCATATCATCACATTTAGTGCCAcattattaaaataattttacTTATTATTACATTAAGACCCTTAGTTAATCAATTGTTGTAATAGTGAATATGTTATTTTCAATTAGGGGCGTGTGACCGTAATGATAAATTAGGTTGCACATAACGATTATCTTAAATAATAGTGGTAAATTTATAAATGTCGTTTCCTTAAGGGATTTTTCATCAGATTATGCATCCTCACTAGATTTTTTCACCCTATCATCTTCACCGTCCTCGATCGCTTTCTCACTGTCACTGACAATTTTACTATTCATGATATTTTTTTTCGTCCATCTTTTCCAAAGGAATCTCAACCCTAGGGAAGGGAATTAAAATTGCTCGATCGCCTGGTGAAAGGCAATAAGAACACCCTAGACACCTTTGTCGACACGGTAGTATAATATTTCTCCAATCTCTGACGAGTTCTTTTTTCTCCTTTAGAGCATTCTGAGCAACAATCACTTGGGAAGACGACTCCCCCAGTAGAAGTATTAGCTTTTTCCAGAGCCTTCTCTTTTCAACCAGGGTCCCTAGTAGGTTGACGACCCGTCACCAAGTCTGATGGCGCACTATGGGTTTTCGTTCCTTCTAAAGACTAGAAAGCTTACAAGCCTCGGTTTTCCAACATTCAACCACTTCCTAACAACGTTTTAGATCTGCTTGAAGTCTTGGCACCTTTTCTTGAAGAGAAATTTGCTTGCAAATGGAAGCATCATACTTACTCTTTCAATGTTCCTTTTCTTTGGGTAGATTACCGGGGGCAAGTATTTCACCTCGACCAACAGCCGACAAGGTCACCAAGGAAGCCCCACAAAACAAATGATATGTCATCTCAGCcaccaatttcatttttcatgTGTTATAGAGACCTTATACATCTACGGCATCTCACTCTGAGAAAGAATTTCGCACTCCTTGAGATGTCTGAGGCACCCGAGAAGAAAGGGTGGACAAAAGTTTGGCAAACTTCACATTAGAAACCTCAAGAGAAATCCTAGTGGCTCTAGAGTCAGAGCTATTTGTTCTTTTTTCGGGACCCTCTTCGGCTGGATATTTATCTCGTCTCCTTTTGTTTTGATCATCATCAGAAGAGAGGGAGAGATTGTACAACCTCTCATTCCTCGTCCCACCTCTGTTGGCTTGACCCGACGGAGGAAGGACAAATTGTGAAACGACAATGGTAGAGGGTTGTTTGGCAATGATGACCACATACTGTTACTCGTTGGTCGAGTCTGATGGACCAGAAGAAGGAAGTGCCCTAGAAACACTCGTATCATCCATTGCTTTCCTCCCCTCATAAAGTTTCATGTGGGACGCCATAGATTCTACATGCGAAGAAAGGTTGTTAGTGCctgaaataaaataaaaaagtcaAATTCCCCTTCTCACCAAAAAGCCGTCTCCTCTCCTTGGCATTTGAAGCGTCCAAGATAGTTCAAAAATTAATTAATCATCTTTGCTGCTTCATGGACCCTACCTTCTCGGgattatttccctttttaaaACCTAATTATTCACAGAAGGTCACCAGGTCCTTTTCCAATGACTCCTCATTCGGGGCCAGCTTATCATCAGCAAACGAGTACTTAACAAAATCCAGTTTAAAATGGTCCTAGAACCAATATTTCCTAACCCTCTCTTGGCATCGAGAGGAAGAAGAAGCAAGATCAAGAACCTCACTGCTAACCTTGCAAAAAAATAATTTAGCCTCTAGACTCAAAGGAATCACCAAAATATAATTATCATTGAGGTTATTCCAACTATTTATATAAACACCGATCATTCAGGTAGACGGGCTGATAGAAATTGATCCCTGACCATAAATGGATTCCTTTGAAGGGCATGATAtgtgtatttttgaaaatggattctacaaaaatatatttcaaaatattataagtttttcttagtttgttttttataaattaaaagattgaattgttcattctataatataagtatacattattgaagatcaaaatatagtcaaaatcacaattttttcaaaaagttgtatcttaaaaatgatttttatgaaaagctatttgaaatagcttcaaaattaagtgattttttaaaaatttgatatccaaaaaaagtttcgataaaatgatgaaatacctaaaataacattttaagaataaccattcaaaccaaattttcatttgaaacttttatgaaaagtttctttttaaattttttttacactaaaatatataacactataaaaatcatttttaaaaaaagccaaaacaaacggACCCAGAGAACAAGTTAAATAAAGTTCTAACGGATATCTCAAATCCTCGGTACCCACACTAATGTTGGAACATTTTGAGGAAAAGAGGACGAATGAAGCTGGAAAAGGGCTATACTCAAATTATtcaaaataacttcttcaaaaaTAGTTAAGGGTAGCCTAAACCTCAGTCGATTAAAGAGACATTCATAGAAAGGGGCGACACACCCATCATTGTAACTATAAATTATTTTACCCTCATCAATATGGAAAATCGGTCAATCAGAAGACGAGCCCACTTCTATCTGTGCATCTTTCACTTTCTTTGCATAGCTATAAACAGAAACGGTCCCTGTAAGCTCGGGGTCAACCCAAATATAACGTCTAGAATCAGGAGGTTGAACTAAAGCCATATGCCATCGTTTTACCATGTCTTCCCAATAAGCACATAAAATAGAATGTTGGTTAGAAGTTGGATTGTTGTTCCTAAAGGCAAGAAGCTCCATAATCTACTCATCAGTGGGTTCTGGATCACACACTCCGCTAAAAGTTTCAAAATAATAAAGAATCCTTATCTCATTCTAGGAAGCAAGGGCCACTTCCATTTCTTCACGATCTCATACAGATGAAGTTAAGTGATCAACTACTTCTGTATAAGTCGGAGTATATGAGTCACCCCCCTCATTCCTATCAAAAGGTCTGAGAGGGCCACTTTTATACTCAAAAGAACCTCCCTCAATCCCATAATCATCACTAAGAACTATCAAATTAGGGTCATTAACTTCCAATCACTACTACATAAAAGCCATTTAACCACGGTTGGAAAAGGGATACCATCGTGGTTGACCAACCGTGGTGAGGTAGGGTTTTTACTGTGAAATTCGGTAAACAAAAAAAGTTTGATTTTACTTAAGGGATTAAACTCAAAAAGATCCTATGACATATTGTGTGAAAATCATAAGTTTGAAATAGATTTGACATCAGAGTCGAAATTGAAAGAAACTTAAAAGAGATTACTGAAATTAAATTCAATGtaataaatgacttgaaagtaaagacTTTATTTTATAAAATGGAACACATATATGTACATTCTTATGACTCTTTTCTCACAAACACACGAATACTCTGAGTTTACAGAATTTGTGTACAATTGTGGACCCTTAAAGTTATAAGTGAATTCTACTTATATACTAATTCTAACCTAACTGTCTGCAACCATCGACTAAGAAAATTATGCCACGTCTTCGTCTCCATGCAGCCTTCTCCTTCAACAAGTATCCATGTGTCCTCAAATAACTGTCTGATCTTATCCACTTACACCTCATACAATTGCGTGAAGAATAAACAATTTGAGTACTCTGAATTTCACTGAGTCCCAAGACCAGTAaaattgtaacacccttctaaataccccaaatatttaataacaacaatacatatatcagagtaattacgcaccaagggtgtcacacaatactaacaacataataataactgtcatgctcattatttaatccaaataacattttagcacaattcgcagcggatataaattAGCTCAAACATTCCAAAATCGTATAACGTATTACATgaaaatggttcaacaaccaatcaacaaaacaattaaaacatcccgtcccgatgttacatctatcagagcatgaccccctaaagcgactacactagactccaagcattagcttctactcaactcattgctcgttacctgaaaaataactgtaagggtgagtttctcaatcaatataacaagcattataattcatcatgtaatgctaagtaatttaacacgtttcatcacccaaatcagattacacatacaACGACGGCAGTTAtcaactcaataacaacataaaatgcaactcaacAACGACATAAgatgcaactcaatgagactcgactcttcatgcatgtggtaccattcagagtaaaactcccaactgaaatcattgccattttagtgggcatcaaggcataagccttcaactttcaacttaaaattttgccaatccaggccaacgtggtgtgagcaaagctccataaattttgccaatccaggccaacgtggtgtgagcaaagctccgacttaatgcatatgaatgttcatggcatacacgactttaaactgtcaacaacataataataacagcaacacaacagcgttttcaacaaaaatcaactcgaaatcaactttggctcaccaagcctacaactcggtattttcaacaactttccgtaaacggaacaactcagcaacatacttgtatcaacatttcgtaacataaactcaacaaaattactcatcaccATTACCTAGAATAGGCCAATCACCAAATATGGAAGACAACATgaaaatatcaatttttccactctgcaacatacgatttgaaggctttgagtcgaccataggggtcagctcaaagctcgcaggtcggcgcaaaggctctgctcaactggagggagtcagcgcaagaacttcttgcgtcgacgcatagggtcgacgcttactcacgggtcggcgcaaaaatgccttgcgtcgacgcatacagtcgacGCGTGCCCaacgggtcagcgcacgccgactctatggtcgaccgctcgcgcgcagactcagatttcTGAGTTATTCCAGGGTTCCGTTCCGTTAGCTTACGCTCATCCGGTTTTCCGGCCGTTCCCTCATCTAAAACCATCTCTACACAGAACAATTTGTCTTGTAAATTGGCagcgccgattcaagtttttaattgggattcgtgccatagtctaattttacgactcacacaactatcgattcaatttacagatttgaacacagtttatccaacatcaatttcagcatatacagtcccaattagggttaaatcaacggtttctcactacccacgacatgttaatctataatacccgttaagcgacgataaaccccccttacctgagtttCTCCGGCAATTCTTTGAActcaagctcttcctcttctccaactttcttcctcttgctctgcctctgcccttttcctcttctctgcagtttctctgttttcacgtgaaaaacttctttaccaaatgggattctctttcctcatttcacacttatatattttccactaattattattccaaataataataataataataataataataatcaaataattcaatttatttaattaaattattaaatgtattattaacttaattaaataatcctcttatttaattcggggtgttacaactctcccctactaaaagagttttcgtcctcgaaaacatacctcaagcaaataactctggataagactccttcatccgactctcaagttcccatgtcatgctttcgcccgtagctcccaaccaaacgactttaaccaacacaatctcttttcctcgaagagtctttgtttcacgatcttcaactcgtacaggctttgtctctactgttaaattatctcgcacttgtacatcatccatactaaccacatgagacggatctgagatatacttccgaagctgcgacacatggaatacatcatgcaaattcgaaagattaggtggtaatgccacccgataagcaacttttccaactcgttctaagatttgatacggaccaatgaagcgaggagtgagctttttagacttcaaagccctcccaactccggtcacaggcgtgactctcaaaaacacatggtcaccagcttgaaattctaaatccttcttccgcttgtcatggtaactcttctgcctactctgagaagctttcatcttctcccggataaacttcactttctcggtagtttctcgaactaactctggtccGAGTACTACACTCTcaccagattcgtgccaacacaacggagttctacatctacgaccatataatgcttcaaaaggcgccattccgatactagaatggaaactattgttgtatgtgaactcgatcaatggaagataagtatcccacgaacctccttgttcaagaacacaagctctcagtaaatcctccaatgactgaatagtcctctcagtttggccatcagtttgaggatgatatgccgaactcaacctcaacttagatcccaacgaatcttgcaaacttttccaaaatcccgatgtaaacctcggatctctgtccgacacaatacacagaggaacaccatgcaactttacaactactcgaatgtaaatctctgccaacttcgcaattgggtaagtgatattaataggtatgaagtgagccgacttcgtgagcctatcaacgatcacccaaatcgaatcatgccctcgtaaggtagcaggcagccccgttacaaagtccatagaaatgctatcccatttccattctggaacttccaacggttgcatcaacccagcaggcttctgatgctcaatcttcgacttctgacaagtcaagcacgcatacacaaaacgagccacatctcttttcattcctggccaccaaaataatttctttaaatcctgatacattttagtagctcctggatgaatactcaaactgcttctatgaccctcctctagaatacttctcttcaaaatcgcgtcgtcaggaatacaaattctttcccctaatttcaacacacctctcgcatcaaCCGTAAAGTCACTTttctctgattgaccacaacgattaaggatatctactaatttcacatccaatttctgtgcctctcggatactatccataaaatcattattaatctttagcattcctagcattacactctgcggtgttacttcgcaaaccaaactcatatcccgaaattgctcaattaattccaactccttaatcatcattgctgacacatgcaaggtctttctacttaaagcatcggccacaacatttgcttttcctggatgataattcaaaccgaaatcataatccttgAGCAGTTCgaaccacctacgttgtctcatgttcagctctttctgatcaaatagatactttaaacttttatgatcgctgaaaacttcgaatctggaaccataaaggtaatgcctccaaagttttagcgcaaacactacagcagcaagttcaagatcatgcgtaggatagttcttttcatgaattcttaactgtcgcgacgcataagcaattactttattattttgcatgagcacacctcccaaacccatcaacgaagcatcacagtaaattataaacggttcctccggatttggcaaagtcaaaaccggcgccgacgtcaatctcctctttaattcattaaaactctcttcgcactgaacgtcccacacgaaagctttacctttgcaagttagtttagtcaacggaagtgctaacttagaaaatccttcaataaatcttctataatatccagctaatcccaaaaagcttctaatctcggtaaccgacctaggagtctcccattgcaatacagcttctaccttggaaggatctacagcaataccCTTTCCTGAcattacatggccgagaaaactgacttctcttaaccaaaactcacacttggacaacttcgcatacaatttcttatctttcaaaacctcca from Lathyrus oleraceus cultivar Zhongwan6 chromosome 7, CAAS_Psat_ZW6_1.0, whole genome shotgun sequence encodes the following:
- the LOC127106554 gene encoding uncharacterized protein LOC127106554 — protein: MASDGSQEFKLVSPTITNEARLPRHYTDEGQGAKKNISPPLEWYNLPEGTKTLAIVVEDIDAPEPNEPLVPWTHWVVVNIPPTVKGLPEGFSGKEEEMGGEYSKMKEGNNDWKQPGWRGPRLPNHGHRLQFKLYALDDELHLGNKVTKEKTLDAIEGHVLGESTLMAIY